Part of the Eleginops maclovinus isolate JMC-PN-2008 ecotype Puerto Natales chromosome 3, JC_Emac_rtc_rv5, whole genome shotgun sequence genome is shown below.
CAGTTAAAAGCTTCCTTGTGAAGCAGTAGTAGGAAAATTTGGCTTTTAGGCCTACCTCAATTTTATCCAAAGGTGGACTTGCACGTTACAATTCTGTATAAAATAAGTGGTCATTACGACTGTAAATAAATTACTGGAATAATGAAATGCGACCATAACTACtatcaaaaacaatgtttatttttggaagaaTGGGAGAAAAGAGCATCTATGCATGCTCAGTGGGGACACTGGCACGCCTCCTCGCGGTTCCCCTGTCTGCCGCCAGGTTGAACCACCTTATAGCGTGCCGTTGAATATCTTCCTCTGTAGCCGCACGGGCTACGTGACTCTTCCTCACGGTATCTGTAATCACACAAGCAGattttcataaaatgtacaaatgtaatGAACTCCCACTTTTAGAGGAACTTTTTGATCACACCTGTATCAAGAATTTACTGGAGATTCATTTAAACCTGCGATCAGACCGAAATAATCTGCTAAAATAATCAGGCTGCACTGGCCCGGACACACCAAGCCGACTTCAGCCGACTAGCACCTGCTGGGTCGCTTCTCGTCGGCTGCAGTCGGGGCGAAAAAGTTGCACTCGGAACACACCGCACAGACTTCAGTCGACGATCAACTAGCACGTACGTTCTGCGCCTGCGTGAAAGGGAAAACCTAGGACTGCGAGAATATACAAAGGCACTTGCCATAGTGTGTCTGTATATCAAGACACGTATGAAGCAAATCCGGTTAAAAGTTCAATCTGGAACAACGATAGTAGGCTAGCTTAAATGGTAAACTGCCCAATCGACATTTCTACcacagtgagtgtgtttagGCACAATAAACGTATtctctaaatatatatatacatatgaatCGTATAAGGTAAATAACATTAGCCCACACATTTGGTTTAGTCCAGAAATAAACCAACCTGATTAGTTTCCTGGCTAGTTAGTTTAAAAGTCAAAGATAACGGAGGCTTGGTTAAAATTGAGTCCATTATCCTTGTAACATGTTAGCTATTTCTAATGATCAATAACCTAATAATCAGCTTGCTAGTTCTCCAGATACCAGTGTTATTTAACCATGGAATGCATCGAGATTATACCACTTATCACAATGAGAGAATACGTTTATTGAATCACTGAGAAACTGGTAATACTCACAGTAATACTCAGAGTTGAATTTGCATTACCCCACCTCCCCATGTAAAACTAACCCCTTCTGAATAGGGCTTTAGACTGCTGTgtgacttgttttaaatgttgatttaaattaCTTGCGCAGGAGTAAGGATTTTGATGCCATCTGACTGAATGGTTTCTTTCCATTTACCGCTTTCCAATTAATCTGCCACCCAACTGCATCACTGAAGATCCGGGCAAGCATGTTCCAGGTTACACGTTTAGTGTCATGGCCCCCGAGGGTTGCTAGGGAGGAAATCtaaaatggggaaaaaaaaaacatcttgtaaTTTACAGAAGTAATTGTAGTGCATACAATTCACCTATTCCACtctcaggatgtgtgtgtgtgtacatgtgacAGAATTTTTACAGGACTTTCTctggaagaacaaaaaaacctaaaactCACCACCCCCTGCTTTGATTGAGAATTGGCAGGGTCTTTGAGCCAGTCTTCAAAATCCTGCACTTCCTCCATCGTATCCAGTGGAAactgcacacactcaggaaTGTCCATGTCTTGGCCAGTATGGTTGAGCTTGCTGGTAAGATAGTTAACCTTTGCGATTAactggtgttgttggtgtttcatATATTCTAGCAAGCTCATGATGTGGACTTCAGCAGCTGTTAAAAAGAACATGAGGATATATAAATCAATTACAGTCTACTTTGGACAACTCATTAAGGCATATTTTACTGAGCAAATAGGAAcagcaagtttatttattttgtaaactgtaGGCCACAAAGAAGCCTTAATTTGGTCAAAAAGATCAAAAAATGTTCttacatgtttacatatttactATTCTACAACACACTTAATTAATGCAACTAACATGGCACACCTGcagtaatgttttttaatcGTTAATAGAGATTATTTGGCAATTATTATATTTGGTCTTGAGAAATGTTAAGGGTAATGTGAAAGAATCACAAAATAGCTCTTAATTTCTGTCTTATGTTTTAGCTCAAATTGTATGCCAAGAGTAGGAAGAAGAAATTGATGAGACTTCAAAATACTACAATTCCAATAATACACAACCCTACTTTGTATATTCACTTGGATTCaatgtgggcgtgtgtgtgttgcatgttgtGTATGGGTTACAtaactaaacttttttttactttttaaaaggtgaaatgattttaaaggttCAGTTTGAATCTCATAGTCGTTTGCTCACCAGAACAGGCAATGGTGTTTGATCCACACCTTCCCCCTCGCCATGTACTAGGTCTGTAGAGCTGGCTTGCCGAAGAGGGTTGATCTACTGCTGCTCTCCTATGTTCCTTTTGTGCACAGTGAGGTGGTGGAGTGGGTGGAGAAGCGGCAACTGAGCCACTACCTGGCACACGGCACGGCGGTGGTGGGATAATTGGAGCTGGTGGTTTGTGTGAattagagagatagagaggaatTCCTATCACGTTTTCATGGTATATTTAGCTTTATCACCATTTAGCACATTTCATCCATGTTTTTACATAGCGATGATTCCTTACCCAGCCAGTACTCTTCATCAGTGGGTGGAGGAGGGGCAACTGTGCCACTACCTGGCACACAGCAAGGTGGTGGTGGCATAGGAGGTGATGGTTGCGGAGCTGGCTGTTTGGCTTGATGTCTGGCTCTCTTGTTCAACTGATTTTCCTCCCCACTATCGTCCTCATCAGAGTCACCAAAGAAATGATTATAAAGTGGGTTGGAAAAAATAACCATACTCAGCTGTCAACATAATGTTATCTTAATTTGGAGAACAATTGGAGAAATTTGTTAAGCTTTCAGAGAAGGCTTAGCCGGCCCTGACGGTATGCCACTGCGTTTAAGTAATGCCTTTTGTTGCTTTCCCTGTATTTGTATTGAGGTATTTGTCAGGTTTGTCATACCATAACACTGAATGATGCTAATGATTTTAAATCATAATGATGACGTTATTATTATGATtcataaaggaaacacacaatTATGTGATAATAAATAGCTTCACCTGACCACTatccttaaataaaataaatgttttctgcaTGATCATTCATATTTTCCAAGAAATGGCCAATATTTCACAAATTCTGGCAGTATAAAACTTATGAGCACAACTGTATATACTAACATTGGCTTTGGCTTTCTCCTCAAACGacattcctcctcttcctcttcagactGCAAATCTGATGTGTTGCACGTCAGAGACCTTTTTCATCAGTTTTCTTGCCTCGAAGTACTGatctaaaaatgaaatgatcaaaCTTTGGTTGAGTTTCAAATTAACAGTagaacaaaaaagaacagaagtatagacaacagaacaatacaAGGTTGATTACAagggtttttttcaaattacatttcaaacacaaattaTAAGGCAAAGGTATTTTGATATTTGCTTACAACAGCCATTTGTAATTAGTATATCTTTTTTGAGCTATATTACCACATGATTTGACAATTCTGACATCGTATGTCTTCCAGTCAGGTCCAGACTCCTCTGAATGTTTCACTGCCCTGTCCACTCTTTCATCACTTTTGTAGTTCGGCCAATAGGAAACACCATCGCTGTACCAGTTTTGTGGCACCACTGCTACCGTTTTGGTGCTCTGGAATTCAATTAAGTGGAACATCCTAAATTTAGAAGAAAGAAATAGCACCATCAAACACAGACTGAACAGCAATAATTGGTTTGGTATTCACATTGAAGACAAGCAACTTCCACAAAGTACTTACAGTCAATTGTCATCCAGTTTCACACAGATTGCAGTGTTTGGTATGTCATGCAGTCGGTGTCAGTTTCTGTCAGTCTCTGACCCTCATTGCCAAATAAAGAAGTAGCACAAGAGCTACAACTAATATCTAGGAAACGACaagctaaaaagaaaacaatctgaCAAGCCTCAATAACCACCTTTTGATCAGTACTTTGAGGCACGACAACTGTTGAACTACAACTGGCCAAACTTTACATGTACGAACTGATGATGGACCACAACCTGGTCGATAGAAGCAAAGAACCACTCAAAAGCATATAGAAAACAGTCAACAAAATACACCAAGTTAAGAAGTACATTATAcatatcaaaatacatttcagcacATGAGAGCCCTAAAAAGTATGGAGCTGCCTTATATACCGTGAGGCCTACGCATGCATTCGGATAGATTCGTCCTGATTGGCCGACTACGTTGACGTAAATTCAGTGTGTGAACGCACGCGTCATTAGTGAAGGGTAGTACCCATAGAGTCCAGTAGAGGGCGGAGCCTGTGCTTATAGAACTAGGGTTACAATACGTAACCTTCGTCTTGCTGTCTTGATGTCAGATTTAGTTTCCTTTGTTATCACCACACCATGAACACATTTGCTGTATATGAAGGCACTAATGATGTGTGTTGTTCTCCTGAGCAGCAGCATCTCTGAATACATGCCAGTCTGGGAATTCAAAACAGTCCTGTGGATCAGCTCCATGGTAACCATCACTTGCTGACTAGTGCCACAAAAGCATTGctcattatttgttatttgttcaACACTTTTGTGAATCAAGCAATGAGATGGGAATAGTTATCTTTTGAAAGTATGAAACCATTAACTAATTGGAGTCATGGCAAATTATTGCTACTAAAGTGATCAAAGATTTAACAGCTTTATGCAACAGAGGAATTAAGATGTCCATCTGAATGCTACATTGGTACTGAACACTCCCtccacattattatttttttctctctttgcgGCTTTGCGTTTTAAAGTTTGGTTAATTTGCGTCTGTTTTGTTGAGTTGTATATCTTTCCTTAACTTGCAATGTGTTGACCTCGGAAGCCATCATGGAATTATGACTATCAGTGAGATCGAAATTATTTTTGGACAAGGGTCCCTACAGTTATGACAACAACGAAACATAAACCAGGTCCATGACCGCTGAGCAAGCTCCATCTGCAGACCATGAAATGAAAGCTCTGGGAagttgacagaaaatgtggaatgaaacaaaaataataataaaacatacagaTGTGGAATGTAATTGAAAACTCTTCTTGGCAGGGTTACAATCTGGTCCAGTAATGATGCTGATGCGATCCTGTTCTCTGGTGTAAAGTCACATTCTCAGTCTGGGTTGTTCTCCCTAAACAAAGCTTCGTTAACATTCCAGACATTGACCAGCGGTGATAAACACTCCACCTGCCATTGAAATTCTCCTCAGCCAACATTCCCTGGGAGGTTTATTCTCTTGTTCATGCTGTATTTACAGAGACGGCAGGCTGTTAGACAGTAAACCAATATAAGCAATCACCCAACAACTGGCACATAATTTAATCTAGACTCAGAGCCTCAGGGTAGGGAAATCTgactttgattgtgtttttaatgtttgaaaagCTTTTGTGGCTGCTATTTTCccattgttattaatattaatactaTTACCACTACACATATGAAGaataatttataaatataaccttgaaaagacaaaagcagGACACAAAAGATAATTGTTATGTTATTTAAGGCCTGAGACAAAAGGACAAGCTTTCCCcttatttcatttctattgttcctctctttgtctaTGTAAAACCctattaaaatgaaaagctCCGGTGCTGGTGTGTCAGTATGGTTTGAGGAAAATATTACTGATTGAAGTACATTTGCACTTTTAGAGTCCCTTAATTCCAAAATGTCAAGAAAGAGATCAGCAATGATGGACAAATCTGACTAACGTTTAGGAGCCACTGGAGGAAAATCAAGGATGATGGATGTTGGGACATGAAACAGTGGCTGCACAGCATGACATTAAGCCTTAAGAAAATAGCCCACAACATAAATACCCCACTAAGAGATCAAATTAAGCCTATAACTATGTCTTGATAAGACCACCTGCTAGAAATATGAAGcaatgaagaaaacagcccGTCTTCTTCTGATTCACTTCTGCTGCAGGCCACCAAAATGTACCTATGTGCACTTATGTAGATGGTGACTATGAAGCCTTTTCCCCTAAAGGAACTTAATGACCTGTAACTTAAGGTGTAAGAACTGCTGGGGATCttattgtgtttctgctgcactaaCACTCCTCTTCGGTTACCTTGCACAGCAGCTGGATACTTATGACAGGCACCTTATTCCCACAGGTTATCGCAACACAATCAACCAGCAGCATAGCCACATCGCCAATGCTTCCCTATCTCACATTCATTGTTTTAACATCCGTGATGGCTCCTGCTGAAGCTGAAACTATTAATTAGTAGTGAAGTGTCTGCCTCCAAACCAGCTTCTCAGCTCACTACGGACCAATATGTGCCCTGTGAAGCGACTCTGAGGaacaacacaaggcaattcaaagtgctttacaaaaatgacaaacattaagagcattaagaaatatggcatttaaaaacagacattaaaaagcaaagagaaaagtaaaacaagCGTATATAGAATAACATATGTATGCAAtgatgaataaaagttacagtgcagtgtaagTTAtaaacagttcaattaaaagcagcggcaaaaagaaatgttttcagcatggatttaaaagtagtaagagtagcagcagacctgcagggttctgggagtttgttccagatatttggagcgTAATTAGTGAACGCTGCTTCCTCAGGTTAAATTCTAACTCTTGGGACGGAAAGCTGACCTGTCtcagaagacctgagagttctgggtGGTTCTTGGtttagcaggagatcagaataaaccattcaatgctttataaaccagcagcagaactttgaaatcagttcTTTGAAAGACAGGAAGCCggtgtaaagacttcagaactggagtgatgtgatccacttgCTTaatgttagtgaggactcgagccgcagcgttctgaatcagctgcagctttctaatggatttcttagtgagacctgtaaagacaccattacagtagtccagtctactgaagataaaagcatggacaagtttttccaGATCCTGCTGagacattagtcctttaatcctagatatgttcttcaggtgatagtagcCGGACTtagtaactgttttaatgtgactgttgaggttcaggtcagagtccatgatTACATTGACTACATTactgcctttttcttttgttttaaaaagttccgactgaagctcagcgctgactttttgtcgttcctccttgGCTCCAAAAATAATTACCTCAGTGTTATCTTTGTTTAACCGAAGAAAattctgactcatccagtcattgagttgttcaatgcacttactcagagttttaattggagcatggtctcctggtgaaatgtacacgtgtgtatcatctgcatagctatggtaacttgttttgttgcttttcattatctgagcatgtagatgttaaagagaggaggccccaagatggagccttgaaGACCCCCATGTCATATTGGTCaactctgatgtgtagctgcctatagaaacaacgtttttcctgtcctttaagtaagattcaaacctttttagaactgttgccgaaagtGCCACCCAGTTTTCTAGTCGGtgtagtaatatgttgtggtcaacaaTTGTTGCAATGTGAggttgtggtgtattaaatctggagatatatcagggcagatactccctgaggccagaggaaggttgggtggaagaagagtgaaaaacaacatctggaatacatTAAAGATGCCCTAGGTCACCGAGTGGGGCATACAAAGTAAGGGCCTAGGTggtatagtaaatcagttcatatacagttgtttactccctgaggtcatagagagtgcagagagggatgtggtacaacaggagTGTAGCTGTCGCTGAAAAGGTGTGCcaatttatttgttgcattaatatttttgtatattattgtcatgcaatatttttggtttaaggtagttttatgttcttattctttctctatttcatatataattaggttaaggttaaatgtgaattaataatttGATGCGTAATAATGACGTAATGACGTGCACAGGAAGTCTTGTGATAAACGTAGTAAGTAGTTGGGAGAcgtgctttcagtcttttggaCCTGCGCTGCTCAAGGAGCAAGATGTGTGCAACAGTGTGTCCGTAAAGCCTTAGCAGCTCCTGATTTTCCGGTCAGAAGGCGCACACggtatgaaaactgttttttctgtacattttatatttaaatagtctgtaagatttaatatttaagttTCATGAAGGCCACATGGATATTCACGGACTGTAAAAGATATTGGCCtaagatattcatttgtttggaagatgacgatgttaagactgttatatttatttcatttcagtttttcacggtgtttgtgtctgaagacattaaatcattggaaaaaataaacatcactctcATTAAGCATCAGTCGATGCGTGGTTTAATTCTGACCAGAAGAAGAGCGTCAGGGGCAGCTACAGTGAAAAACGTATTCACCGAGGGGAGTGAAAAACGTATTCTCCGAGGGGAGTGAGAAACATATCCTTCGAGGGAAGTGAAACTGTCTGCATAAAGTGAAGAATACGTCGAGGAGAGGTGTCTCGACCGAGTGAAACGCAGCATACACCCGACAAGAGCGTGCTCCTGCAGAAACTTCGAGGTGCAGCGTTCGATGGATGGAGGAAGATTTTGCATGGTGACTGCGAGACCGTCGATGGAAGGAGGACAGCGTAAACACCCGCGAGAGGGAACAACAGCCGTCGGAACAACAGCCGAGGTGCATCAGCTTTCCTGTGAAACTCCGAGGGCCTGCGTCTCCAGAGCGTTGGCTTGACGTGGTAGGCCAGCGCGTGGACCTGCCTACTCACTCTGGCATCTGTTCAGCGAGGCTGCGCGAGCTGCAAACCAGCGCGGGAAAAGGGCACAGCGCAAGAAGACGGTGCACAGGGACAATTCAGCTGACGAGTAAGCCTACCTTTGCAACGGATAACAGGTCAGATTGTATATTTTCCAACTTGATTTAGTTCATTGAACTGGACAGATTGAACTGAATATTTCGTGCTCCTTTGttggggaaagaaagaaaaaaaaagagagaaaagaaaaatgttgcattttgacAGTTTGTAAATTGAACAGTATGTaacttgttttctatttgtgaaTGTGTAATTTCATGACGGGTCCATAGTTATGGTTCAGtagtttacattacatttaaagatttaatatTACACTAAGTTGCATGCTAAGTGTTGAACAAAATGGCAGAGGGCAAAACAGATACAAGTGTACTAGAAGGAGTAATTGAAGCTCTGGTAAAAGAGAAGACAGACTTAGAGGCAAAATTAAACACTGAACTTGAAGAATCAGAAAGACAGGGCATTGAAGAGCGCATAGCTGAAATTAATGCAGATCTTCAAATTCATAACATAGGGCTCGAACCAACACTTCAGTCTGAACAACAATTGAGGCGATCTGAAAGAGAGAAGCATCCAACTGAAAAATGGGTTCAATACTTAAAAGAGGAGAGTTCCAAAAGGGAAAAGAAGTTCATGTATGCTTATGTTAACTTTAAGGCTGAGGTTCAGTTTATCAGGACCAAATTAAAGCAAGAGTGCACTAAAAAGGAACTAGGCGACATGATTCAATCCTTAGGTGTATATGAACCAATATTAAAGCAAGAATATGATAGCTTGCGCACCATGACCACACCATCTCCGGACATTAGGAGAAAAATGGATAGCTGCTCTTCTGTGACAACAGAAATAGTCAAACTTCTCAATACACGCTATGCAGAAGCAGATAAAGAGTTTGACCCCGACACAGTGAAAGAATCACTCTTGAAATTGCTCGAAAGAGATGACGCCAAGTCAATATACGGCTCAACAGTGTCGAGAGCTGCAGGGGGCAGTCTGCCTGGTAGTCAGGTGTCCCAAAAGAAGGTAGAGGTGGCAGCGCGATTGGCTTCAAAGCGTGCTGAAATTACaagggaaaaagaaatatcCGAACAAAGGAAAGAGGTGATAGCCCAACAAGAGAGGTTAAAAATGATGGAAGATAAGAGGGATATTGAGGCCATGGAGGCTGAATACACTGTATATGCTGAAGAGGAATTCAAGTTAAATGCTGAAAtaggagaaagagaaataatcACATTGCCTCCACGTCAGCTTCCCACGCAG
Proteins encoded:
- the LOC134861729 gene encoding uncharacterized protein LOC134861729, with amino-acid sequence MSFEEKAKANDDSGEENQLNKRARHQAKQPAPQPSPPMPPPPCCVPGSGTVAPPPPTDEEYWLAPIIPPPPCRVPGSGSVAASPPTPPPHCAQKEHRRAAVDQPSSASQLYRPSTWRGGRCGSNTIACSAAEVHIMSLLEYMKHQQHQLIAKVNYLTSKLNHTGQDMDIPECVQFPLDTMEEVQDFEDWLKDPANSQSKQGVISSLATLGGHDTKRVTWNMLARIFSDAVGWQINWKAVNGKKPFSQMASKSLLLRKYREEESRSPCGYRGRYSTARYKVVQPGGRQGNREEACQCPH